A genomic stretch from Candidatus Methylomirabilota bacterium includes:
- a CDS encoding EthD domain-containing protein, translating to MVKALSFFKRRPGMSVERFQEYWRTRHPDVVVKLPGIRRYVQSHTLLGGYKKGEPIYDGIAEIWFDDTAAMRALAGTPAYAAVQADEAEFIGRGTMGLIITEERVVKDGRAPVDGVKNVKLVTRKSGMAVEAFQRYWREVHGPLAATIPVIRRYVQSHTRLAAYERGRAPQYDGAAITWFDDTDAMRASARTPEYARVRTDEANFITPDPPFIITREHVIVG from the coding sequence ATGGTCAAGGCCCTGTCGTTCTTCAAGCGGCGGCCGGGGATGTCGGTCGAGCGGTTTCAGGAGTACTGGCGAACGCGTCACCCCGACGTGGTGGTCAAGCTGCCGGGCATCCGGCGCTACGTCCAGTCGCACACGCTGCTCGGCGGATACAAGAAGGGTGAGCCCATCTACGACGGGATCGCCGAGATCTGGTTCGACGACACCGCCGCGATGCGCGCGCTCGCGGGCACGCCCGCGTACGCGGCCGTCCAGGCCGACGAGGCGGAGTTCATCGGGCGCGGCACGATGGGCCTGATCATCACCGAGGAGCGAGTGGTCAAGGATGGGCGTGCGCCCGTGGACGGGGTCAAGAACGTGAAGCTCGTGACGCGGAAGTCCGGGATGGCCGTGGAGGCATTCCAGCGCTACTGGCGCGAGGTCCACGGCCCGCTGGCCGCGACGATCCCCGTGATCCGGCGCTACGTGCAGAGCCACACGCGGCTCGCGGCCTACGAGCGCGGGCGCGCGCCGCAGTACGACGGCGCGGCGATCACGTGGTTCGACGACACGGATGCGATGCGTGCCTCGGCGCGCACGCCGGAGTATGCGCGCGTGCGGACCGACGAGGCGAACTTCATCACGCCCGACCCGCCCTTCATCATCACCCGCGAGCACGTGATCGTGGGCTGA
- a CDS encoding SDR family NAD(P)-dependent oxidoreductase — protein sequence MGRLDGKAVVVTGASRGIGAEVARLFAAEGGRVVCAARTLREGEHPLAGSLETTVAAIRAAGGEAHAVTANIAEPADCEKLVRAARDTYGPVDVLVNNAALTYYLPVKDYPLNKWLRSWAVNFHAPFVLSQLVLADMIPRKRGAIVNISSGAAIGPGRGPYPDPAAGARGGTCYGAEKAALERFTQGLAAEVYPHGVSVTCVSPSQVVPTPGTVYHKLVKGLDDPRGEPPLLMARAALLLASEPLDRVTGRVTYSQQILKEFGWIADGRGRGVETRGSGYSEM from the coding sequence ATGGGGCGGCTCGACGGGAAGGCCGTCGTGGTGACGGGCGCCTCCCGGGGCATCGGCGCCGAGGTCGCGCGGCTCTTCGCGGCGGAGGGCGGGCGGGTCGTCTGCGCCGCGCGCACGCTGCGCGAGGGCGAGCACCCGCTCGCGGGCTCGCTCGAGACGACGGTGGCGGCGATCCGCGCCGCCGGTGGCGAGGCGCACGCGGTCACCGCGAACATCGCGGAGCCCGCCGACTGCGAGAAGCTCGTCCGCGCGGCGCGCGACACCTACGGGCCGGTAGACGTGCTCGTCAACAACGCCGCGCTGACCTATTACCTGCCCGTGAAGGACTATCCGCTGAACAAATGGCTCCGGTCGTGGGCCGTGAACTTCCACGCGCCGTTCGTCCTCTCCCAGCTCGTGCTCGCCGACATGATCCCGCGCAAGCGCGGGGCGATCGTGAACATCTCGTCGGGCGCGGCGATCGGCCCCGGCCGTGGCCCCTACCCCGACCCCGCGGCCGGCGCTCGCGGCGGCACCTGCTACGGCGCCGAGAAGGCGGCGCTCGAGCGGTTCACTCAGGGCCTCGCGGCGGAGGTCTACCCGCACGGCGTCTCGGTGACGTGCGTCTCGCCGTCGCAGGTGGTCCCGACGCCGGGCACCGTGTACCACAAGCTCGTCAAGGGCCTGGACGATCCGCGCGGGGAGCCGCCGCTCCTCATGGCGCGGGCGGCGCTCCTGCTCGCGAGCGAGCCGCTCGACCGCGTCACCGGCCGCGTCACCTACAGCCAGCAGATCCTGAAGGAGTTCGGCTGGATCGCCGACGGCCGGGGCCGCGGCGTCGAGACGCGCGGCAGCGGCTACTCGGAGATGTGA
- a CDS encoding lytic transglycosylase domain-containing protein, whose translation MRRARIAYVQPLSRLARRALRALLAAPLAVRILVGAVVIFAVWLVLNWGYQVLRKPTELFFPVSDALAKTPPETWRRYGLLFREHSTAVITPELLAALAQVEGGGNPVARTYWRWRLTWNPFELYQPASSAVGMYQITDPTFREAKRYCIHEHAVAEVGPWYDVKSCWFNGLYSRVVPSHAVELTAALLDRSVASTLGRRRIAGATLQQKHDLAAVIHLCGAEPGDAYARRGFRLTAGQRCGDHDVGGYLARVNALKRQFVRLAAAE comes from the coding sequence GTGCGTCGCGCCCGGATCGCGTACGTCCAGCCGCTCTCTCGGTTGGCCCGCCGAGCGCTTCGGGCGCTGCTCGCCGCGCCGCTAGCGGTCCGGATCCTCGTGGGGGCGGTCGTCATCTTCGCGGTGTGGCTGGTTCTGAACTGGGGGTACCAGGTGCTCCGCAAGCCGACCGAGCTGTTCTTTCCGGTGAGCGACGCACTCGCGAAGACACCGCCCGAGACGTGGCGACGTTACGGGCTGCTCTTCCGCGAGCACTCCACCGCCGTCATCACGCCCGAGCTGCTGGCCGCGCTGGCCCAGGTCGAAGGCGGCGGCAACCCGGTGGCCCGGACGTACTGGCGGTGGCGCCTGACGTGGAATCCCTTCGAGCTGTACCAGCCCGCGTCGAGCGCCGTCGGCATGTACCAGATCACCGACCCGACGTTCCGTGAGGCGAAGCGCTACTGCATCCACGAACACGCGGTGGCCGAGGTCGGCCCCTGGTACGACGTGAAATCGTGCTGGTTCAACGGGCTCTACAGTCGCGTCGTGCCGAGCCACGCCGTGGAGCTGACCGCCGCGCTCCTGGATCGGAGCGTCGCGAGCACGCTGGGGCGCCGGCGGATCGCCGGCGCCACGCTCCAGCAGAAGCACGATCTGGCCGCCGTCATCCACCTGTGCGGGGCCGAGCCGGGCGACGCCTACGCGCGGCGCGGCTTCCGGCTGACCGCCGGCCAGCGGTGCGGCGACCACGACGTCGGCGGCTACCTCGCGCGCGTCAACGCGCTGAAGCGGCAGTTCGTCCGGCTGGCGGCCGCCGAGTAG
- a CDS encoding xanthine dehydrogenase family protein molybdopterin-binding subunit, with amino-acid sequence MARPDGHAGDGWIGRPLKRREDHRLLVGAGRYVDDLRPRGCLHVALLRSPYAHARVTKLDVERARRAPGVVAVAVGAEVKHLAPMPVNRLLPGVKVPPHPIIADGHVHAAGTPVAAVVAEDAYRARDALELIRVEYEPLPALPEPEGAVAAGAPKLFPEIEGNRAFERTIREGDAAGAFRTAKRVVSLRVAPARLSAVAIEPRSVLASFDASTEELTLWVSCQAPFRIRAEIARLLGMPESRVRVIAPDVGGGFGVKTGPYREEVLLAWLARRLGRPLEWVATRSEDQITTNHARGSVCEGELALDAEGRITALRARIVSPLGTALVNAAVGPPWNHARLLPGAYVVPACEITVTGALTTTAPVAAYRGAGRPEATFMIERLMDTAARALNLDPAEIRRRNFVPADRFPYRTVTGQSYDSGNYPEALERALKASDYAGLRKAQAERRKRGEIVGVGLCSYVEPCALGWESGAIKVERSGRVTAITGSSAHGQGHETTFAQVVADHLGVTPAEVVVVHGDTRSGPEGFGTFGSRSVALGGGALARAAGDVREKGRRIAAKLLEAGEPDVIGVAGGFQVVGVPQRRVTWKEVAAAAYAGGAALPAGETPGLEASTYFQPEGEVWSFGSIVCALSIERETGRLVIERLVWVDDAGTIINPLLAEGQLHGSLAQAIGQALSEAIVYDRDGQLLSGTLMDYAVPRADEVPHVEIEKMHTPSPRNPLGAKGLGEAGCIGIPPAVVNAAVDALAPFGVTHLDMPLTPARLWEALRSAPARKR; translated from the coding sequence GTGGCACGACCCGACGGACACGCGGGCGACGGCTGGATCGGCCGGCCCCTCAAGCGGCGCGAGGACCATCGCCTCCTCGTGGGCGCCGGGCGCTACGTTGACGACCTCCGGCCGCGCGGGTGCCTGCACGTGGCGCTCCTCCGCTCGCCCTACGCCCACGCGCGCGTGACGAAGCTCGACGTCGAGCGCGCGCGGCGTGCGCCCGGCGTCGTGGCCGTCGCCGTCGGCGCGGAGGTGAAGCATCTCGCCCCCATGCCGGTGAACCGCCTCCTGCCCGGCGTGAAGGTGCCGCCGCACCCGATCATCGCCGACGGCCACGTGCACGCCGCGGGGACGCCCGTCGCGGCCGTCGTCGCGGAGGACGCCTACCGCGCGCGCGACGCCCTCGAGCTGATCCGCGTCGAGTACGAGCCGCTCCCCGCGCTCCCCGAGCCCGAGGGCGCCGTGGCCGCCGGTGCGCCGAAGCTCTTCCCCGAGATCGAGGGCAACCGCGCCTTCGAGCGCACCATCCGTGAGGGCGACGCCGCGGGAGCCTTCAGGACGGCGAAGCGCGTCGTTTCGCTCCGCGTCGCCCCGGCGCGTCTCTCCGCCGTGGCGATCGAGCCACGCAGCGTGCTCGCGTCGTTCGACGCCTCCACCGAGGAGCTGACGCTCTGGGTTTCCTGCCAGGCGCCCTTCCGCATCCGTGCCGAGATCGCGCGTCTCCTTGGGATGCCGGAATCGCGCGTGCGCGTGATCGCGCCCGACGTCGGCGGCGGCTTCGGCGTGAAGACCGGGCCCTACCGCGAGGAGGTGCTGCTCGCCTGGCTCGCCCGGCGGCTCGGCCGGCCGCTCGAGTGGGTCGCCACGCGGAGCGAGGACCAGATCACGACGAATCACGCGCGGGGCTCCGTCTGCGAGGGCGAGCTGGCGCTCGACGCCGAGGGGCGCATCACGGCGCTCCGCGCGCGCATCGTCTCGCCGCTCGGCACGGCGCTCGTGAACGCGGCGGTGGGCCCGCCGTGGAACCACGCGCGCCTGCTGCCGGGCGCGTACGTCGTGCCGGCGTGCGAGATCACCGTCACCGGCGCGCTCACGACGACGGCGCCCGTCGCCGCGTACCGCGGCGCGGGCCGGCCCGAGGCGACGTTCATGATCGAGCGCCTGATGGACACGGCCGCGCGGGCGTTGAACCTCGACCCGGCAGAGATCCGCCGGCGCAACTTCGTGCCCGCCGACCGCTTCCCGTACCGGACGGTGACGGGCCAGAGCTACGACTCGGGCAACTATCCCGAGGCCCTCGAGCGCGCGCTGAAGGCGTCGGACTACGCCGGCCTCCGCAAGGCGCAGGCCGAGCGGCGCAAGCGGGGCGAGATCGTCGGCGTCGGCCTCTGCTCCTACGTCGAGCCCTGCGCGCTCGGCTGGGAGAGCGGAGCCATCAAGGTCGAGCGCTCGGGGCGCGTCACCGCGATCACCGGCTCGAGCGCCCACGGTCAGGGTCACGAGACGACGTTCGCCCAGGTCGTGGCCGACCACCTCGGCGTGACGCCCGCCGAGGTCGTCGTGGTCCACGGCGACACGCGCTCGGGCCCCGAGGGCTTCGGCACGTTCGGCAGCCGCAGCGTGGCCCTCGGCGGCGGCGCCCTCGCGCGTGCGGCGGGCGACGTGCGCGAGAAAGGCCGGCGCATCGCCGCGAAGCTCCTCGAGGCCGGAGAGCCGGACGTGATCGGCGTCGCCGGCGGCTTCCAGGTTGTCGGCGTTCCGCAGCGGCGCGTGACGTGGAAGGAGGTCGCCGCCGCGGCCTACGCGGGCGGCGCGGCGCTGCCAGCGGGGGAGACGCCGGGGCTCGAGGCGAGCACCTACTTCCAGCCCGAGGGCGAGGTGTGGAGCTTCGGCTCGATCGTCTGCGCGCTCTCGATCGAGCGTGAGACGGGGCGCCTGGTCATCGAGCGCCTCGTGTGGGTGGACGACGCGGGGACCATCATCAACCCGCTCCTCGCCGAGGGCCAGCTGCACGGCTCGCTCGCGCAGGCGATCGGCCAGGCGCTCTCCGAGGCGATCGTGTACGACCGGGACGGCCAGCTCCTCAGCGGCACGCTCATGGACTACGCCGTGCCGCGCGCGGACGAGGTGCCCCACGTCGAGATCGAGAAGATGCACACGCCCTCGCCGCGGAACCCGCTCGGCGCCAAGGGCCTCGGCGAGGCCGGCTGCATCGGGATCCCGCCCGCCGTCGTCAACGCCGCGGTGGACGCGCTCGCGCCCTTCGGGGTCACCCACCTCGACATGCCGCTCACGCCGGCGCGCCTCTGGGAGGCGCTCCGCTCGGCCCCCGCGCGCAAGCGATGA
- a CDS encoding FAD-dependent oxidoreductase, with amino-acid sequence MSANTAEVVICGAGIAGIAAAYHLAVRRGVTGVVLVDERPPLSLTSDKSTECYRNWWPGPGDAMVSLMNRSIDLLEELARESGNVFRMNRRGYLFATADPARVPALMRRAAEAEKLGSGPVRVHTSASSDYRPAPADGFDRAPTGADVIIEPALIRKHFPCLAADTVALLHARRCGWFSGQQLGMYMLERAREKGVRLVEGRVERVDTTGGRVRAVTLAARGGATTLATPRFVDAAGPFTKHVGRLLGVELPLFCERHAKVAFNDVRRAMPREAPMMIWTDPVRLPWSDEERAELGRSPEHRRLLDEFPAGVHGRPEGAGESPVVLLIWTYEVEPVEPTFPIEFDPAYGEIALRGMSRMIPALAAYLGRLPRTVVDGGYYAKTRENRFLAGPLPVEGAYVLGGLSGYGLMASNGAADLLADHIAERPLPPYAPAFRLERYDDPAYRKLLEDWGDSGQL; translated from the coding sequence ATGAGCGCGAACACCGCCGAGGTCGTGATCTGCGGCGCGGGGATCGCCGGGATCGCCGCCGCGTACCACCTGGCCGTGCGCCGCGGCGTGACGGGAGTCGTCCTCGTGGACGAGCGCCCGCCGCTCTCGCTCACGAGCGACAAGTCCACCGAGTGTTACCGGAACTGGTGGCCGGGCCCGGGCGACGCGATGGTCTCGCTGATGAACCGGAGCATCGACCTCCTCGAGGAGCTGGCCCGCGAGAGCGGTAACGTGTTCAGGATGAACCGGCGCGGCTATCTCTTCGCCACGGCCGACCCGGCGCGCGTGCCCGCACTCATGCGCCGCGCCGCGGAGGCCGAGAAGCTCGGCTCGGGCCCCGTGCGCGTGCACACGAGCGCGTCGAGCGACTATCGGCCGGCTCCCGCCGACGGCTTCGACCGGGCGCCCACGGGCGCCGACGTCATCATCGAGCCCGCGCTGATCCGCAAGCACTTCCCGTGTCTTGCCGCGGACACGGTCGCGCTCCTGCACGCGCGCCGCTGCGGGTGGTTCAGCGGCCAGCAGCTCGGCATGTACATGCTCGAGCGCGCGCGCGAGAAGGGCGTGCGGCTCGTCGAGGGGCGCGTCGAGCGCGTGGACACGACCGGCGGCCGCGTCCGCGCGGTCACGCTCGCCGCGCGCGGGGGCGCCACGACGCTCGCCACACCGCGCTTCGTCGACGCCGCGGGGCCGTTCACGAAGCACGTGGGCCGGCTGCTCGGCGTCGAGCTGCCGCTGTTCTGCGAGCGCCACGCGAAGGTCGCGTTCAACGACGTGCGCCGTGCGATGCCGCGCGAGGCGCCGATGATGATCTGGACCGACCCGGTGCGCCTGCCGTGGTCCGACGAGGAGCGCGCCGAGCTCGGGCGCTCGCCCGAGCATCGCCGGCTGCTCGACGAGTTCCCGGCGGGCGTCCACGGACGCCCCGAGGGCGCGGGGGAGAGCCCCGTCGTGCTCCTCATCTGGACCTACGAGGTCGAGCCCGTGGAGCCGACGTTCCCCATCGAGTTCGATCCCGCGTACGGCGAGATCGCGCTGCGCGGGATGTCGCGCATGATTCCGGCGCTCGCGGCGTATCTCGGGCGGCTCCCGCGCACCGTCGTGGACGGCGGCTACTACGCGAAGACGCGCGAGAACCGCTTCCTCGCCGGGCCGCTGCCCGTCGAGGGCGCGTACGTCCTCGGCGGGCTCTCGGGCTACGGGCTCATGGCGTCCAACGGCGCCGCGGACCTCCTCGCCGACCACATCGCCGAGCGCCCCCTGCCGCCGTACGCGCCGGCGTTCAGGCTCGAGCGCTACGACGATCCCGCCTATCGGAAGCTGCTCGAGGACTGGGGAGACTCCGGACAGCTCTAG
- a CDS encoding thiamine pyrophosphate-requiring protein translates to MKVAAAVAEILKREGVQFLIGYPVNPIIEAAAEADIRTIIVRQERTGLHMADAVSRVTSGDRIGVFAMQHGPGSENAFGGVAQAYGDSVPILVLPGGYSRRMTNVPPNFNSFLNYQHVTKSAEQVILPDVAPDAMRRAFTQVKNGRPRPVLVEFPVDVLREDVPEPLVYKPAPRVRVGADPKDVARVAAALLAAERPVIYAGQGVHYAKAWPQLRALAELLEAPVTTSLQGKSAFPETHPLSLGSGGRSISKQLHHFLNNADLIFGIGCSFTTTNYGVAMPKGKKIVQATLDAADLNKDVAIEDALLGDAGLVLDALVAEVRDRLKGKPRGRLTAVTQEIKNLKTEWLAQWMPRLTQDGAPISPYRLIWDLLHTVDIANTIITHDAGSPRDQLSPFWEPVTPLSYIGWGKTTQLGYGLGLAMGAKLAHPDKLCINFWGDAAIGFTGMDFETAVRERIPIMSVLLNNFSMAIELKVMKTATEKYRSTDISGHYADMARAFGGYGERVEKAGEIVPALKRGIQKTREGVPVLLEFITEKAVDFSIFP, encoded by the coding sequence ATGAAAGTCGCCGCCGCCGTCGCCGAGATCCTCAAGCGCGAGGGAGTCCAGTTCCTGATCGGCTACCCCGTCAACCCCATCATCGAGGCCGCCGCCGAGGCCGACATCCGCACGATCATCGTGCGGCAGGAGCGCACCGGGCTCCACATGGCCGACGCGGTGAGCCGGGTCACGTCGGGCGACCGCATCGGCGTCTTCGCGATGCAGCACGGCCCGGGCTCGGAGAACGCGTTCGGCGGCGTGGCGCAGGCCTACGGCGACTCGGTGCCGATCCTGGTGCTGCCCGGCGGCTACTCGCGGCGCATGACGAACGTCCCGCCGAACTTCAACTCGTTCCTCAACTACCAGCACGTCACGAAGTCGGCGGAGCAGGTGATCCTGCCCGACGTCGCCCCCGACGCCATGCGCCGCGCCTTCACGCAGGTGAAGAACGGCCGCCCGCGCCCCGTGCTGGTCGAGTTCCCCGTCGACGTGCTGCGCGAGGACGTGCCCGAGCCGCTCGTCTACAAGCCCGCGCCCCGCGTGCGCGTGGGCGCCGATCCCAAGGACGTCGCGCGCGTGGCGGCGGCGCTGCTCGCCGCCGAGCGCCCCGTCATCTACGCCGGGCAGGGCGTGCACTACGCCAAGGCGTGGCCCCAGCTCAGGGCCCTTGCCGAGCTGCTCGAGGCGCCGGTGACGACGAGTCTTCAGGGCAAGAGCGCGTTCCCCGAGACCCACCCGCTCTCGCTCGGCTCGGGCGGGCGATCGATCTCCAAGCAGCTCCACCACTTCCTGAACAACGCCGACCTCATCTTCGGCATCGGCTGCAGCTTCACGACGACCAACTACGGCGTCGCGATGCCGAAGGGCAAGAAGATCGTCCAGGCCACGCTCGACGCCGCCGACCTCAACAAGGACGTGGCGATCGAGGACGCGCTGCTCGGCGACGCCGGGCTCGTCCTCGACGCGCTCGTCGCGGAGGTCCGCGATCGCCTGAAGGGCAAGCCGCGCGGACGGCTGACCGCGGTCACGCAAGAGATCAAGAACCTCAAGACCGAGTGGCTCGCCCAGTGGATGCCCCGCCTCACGCAGGACGGCGCGCCGATCTCGCCCTACCGCCTGATCTGGGACCTTCTGCACACGGTGGACATCGCCAACACGATCATCACGCACGACGCCGGCAGCCCGCGCGACCAGCTCTCGCCGTTCTGGGAGCCGGTCACGCCGCTCAGCTACATCGGCTGGGGCAAGACGACGCAGCTCGGCTACGGCCTCGGGCTCGCCATGGGCGCGAAGCTCGCCCATCCCGACAAGCTCTGCATCAACTTCTGGGGCGACGCCGCGATCGGCTTCACCGGGATGGACTTCGAGACGGCGGTGCGCGAGCGCATCCCGATCATGTCCGTGCTCCTCAACAACTTCTCCATGGCGATCGAGCTCAAGGTCATGAAGACGGCGACCGAGAAGTACCGCTCGACCGACATCAGCGGCCACTACGCCGACATGGCGCGCGCCTTCGGCGGCTACGGCGAGCGCGTGGAGAAGGCCGGCGAGATCGTCCCCGCGCTCAAGCGCGGGATCCAGAAGACGCGGGAGGGCGTGCCCGTCCTGCTCGAGTTCATCACCGAGAAGGCGGTGGACTTCTCGATCTTCCCGTGA
- a CDS encoding LLM class F420-dependent oxidoreductase, with protein MDYGVVMFPTEYAIAPDELARALEERGFESVWFPEHTHIPASRRSPWPGGGELPRDYWSSYDPFVALMAAAAATKRLRLGTGICLVIERDPITTAKEVATLDRLSGGRVLFGIGGGWNAEEMEDHGTAWKTRWRLLRERVLAMKEIWTKREAEFHGQFVRFDKIWADPKPLQKPHPPIIIGGDGATTFDRVVEFGDGWMPIMRPSRNPIERIPELRERLKKAGRDPKTAPVGIFFAPPKREALDALAGAGVSRAIFGLPSEPRDAVLPRLDAYAKVMRG; from the coding sequence ATGGATTACGGCGTCGTCATGTTCCCCACCGAGTACGCGATCGCTCCCGACGAGCTGGCCCGGGCGCTCGAGGAGCGCGGCTTCGAGTCGGTGTGGTTCCCCGAGCACACGCACATCCCCGCGAGCCGGCGGAGCCCCTGGCCGGGCGGGGGCGAGCTGCCGAGAGACTACTGGTCGTCCTACGATCCCTTCGTCGCGCTGATGGCGGCGGCCGCGGCGACCAAGCGCTTGAGACTCGGCACCGGCATCTGCCTCGTCATCGAGCGCGATCCGATCACGACGGCCAAGGAGGTCGCCACTCTCGATCGCCTCTCGGGCGGCCGCGTCCTCTTCGGCATCGGCGGCGGCTGGAACGCCGAGGAGATGGAGGACCACGGCACCGCGTGGAAGACGCGCTGGCGGCTGCTGCGCGAGCGCGTGCTCGCCATGAAGGAGATCTGGACCAAGCGCGAGGCGGAGTTCCACGGCCAGTTCGTCCGCTTCGACAAGATCTGGGCCGACCCGAAGCCGCTGCAGAAGCCACACCCACCCATCATTATCGGCGGCGACGGCGCGACCACGTTCGACCGGGTCGTGGAGTTCGGCGACGGCTGGATGCCGATCATGCGCCCGAGCCGGAACCCGATCGAGCGCATCCCCGAGCTGCGCGAGCGGCTGAAGAAGGCGGGGCGCGATCCCAAGACGGCGCCGGTCGGCATCTTCTTCGCGCCGCCCAAGCGCGAGGCGCTGGACGCGCTCGCCGGCGCGGGTGTCTCGCGCGCGATCTTCGGCCTGCCGTCCGAGCCGCGCGATGCCGTGCTGCCGCGGCTCGACGCGTACGCGAAGGTGATGCGGGGCTGA
- a CDS encoding LLM class flavin-dependent oxidoreductase, with translation MTPKPAVSLVAVAGRRRATLELAQRIEREGFAGIYCPSPGDGLALCEALALSTREIPLGTSIAHIYTRHPLEYAQATAVVHELSGGRFRFGIGVSHGPIHERLAIRAGRPLEDVRKFVADLRGYETQVGGLPPIVLATLRRRMVELAGEIGQGAVWANGALSHMKESLSHLPERARTDPAFFIGDMVPTCVDEDRAAAAAVLRKVLVPYARLPNYQSYWIEAGYEEEMLAIRQALAGREEGRVPDLMSDRWLRDVTLFGSATEVRDGVEAWRAAGVRTVIVVPSSTRGGQMVAFEEVIRAFS, from the coding sequence ATGACCCCCAAGCCCGCGGTGAGCCTCGTCGCGGTGGCCGGCCGGCGCCGGGCGACGCTGGAGCTCGCGCAGCGGATCGAGCGTGAGGGGTTCGCCGGCATCTACTGCCCGAGCCCGGGCGACGGCCTCGCGCTGTGCGAGGCGCTGGCGCTCTCGACCCGCGAGATCCCCCTCGGCACGAGCATCGCCCACATCTACACGCGCCACCCCCTCGAGTACGCGCAGGCCACGGCGGTGGTCCACGAGCTGTCGGGCGGCCGCTTCAGGTTCGGCATCGGCGTCAGCCACGGCCCGATCCACGAGCGGCTGGCGATCCGCGCCGGCCGTCCCCTCGAGGACGTGCGGAAGTTCGTGGCGGACCTCCGCGGGTACGAGACCCAGGTCGGCGGGCTCCCGCCGATCGTGCTGGCGACGCTCCGCCGCCGCATGGTGGAGCTGGCCGGCGAGATCGGGCAGGGGGCGGTGTGGGCCAACGGCGCGCTCTCTCACATGAAGGAATCGCTCAGCCACCTGCCGGAGCGGGCGCGGACCGACCCCGCGTTCTTCATCGGCGACATGGTACCGACCTGCGTCGACGAGGACCGTGCCGCCGCGGCGGCCGTCTTGCGGAAGGTGCTCGTGCCGTACGCGCGCCTGCCGAACTACCAGAGCTACTGGATCGAGGCGGGCTACGAGGAGGAGATGCTGGCGATCCGCCAGGCGCTCGCCGGGCGTGAGGAGGGACGCGTCCCGGATCTCATGTCGGACCGCTGGCTCCGCGACGTCACGCTGTTCGGAAGCGCGACGGAGGTCCGCGACGGCGTCGAGGCCTGGCGCGCGGCCGGCGTCAGGACCGTCATCGTAGTGCCGTCGTCCACGCGCGGCGGCCAGATGGTCGCGTTCGAGGAAGTGATCCGCGCCTTCAGCTGA